The Branchiostoma lanceolatum isolate klBraLanc5 chromosome 1, klBraLanc5.hap2, whole genome shotgun sequence genomic sequence aacggaggtcaattCCATctgtactgcagcgggctttgtgtggatgtgtatttgtatgtggacaacataactcgagaaactgtCGATGGTTCTGTATCATATagtgtatgatatttagtggatgagTAGGGTTTActgaaaggaaggtcaagttcgataatgagccttctagcgggtacctaaggtactgcagcgaagcttcaaaattttggagcGTATTTTCTGCaggtgctatggtcatgatttttatgtggtagatagttcatgccacaggaagtaggttgtgtaagtttgggctccctagtccctagcgtcttgttggaactgcagtgttttttttaccttcggacatgaataacttgagaaggggttggtagatcgtcgtgaagtttggtatgtagagagctcagatggtgctttacaccaTCAATgactttttatgcaaatgaggagctaatctgcataattactAAGGATAGTAAGCGTAATCGgtcgttttaattttacgtagagcgttgccgaccactccataactTAGCGTAGagcgaagggggggggggggttattaatttagcgtagagcgtagggaggctttccgAATTTAGCGtcttacgtagccggccctccgaatttagcgtagagcgttgtcgggacgccccaatgcaggccctcttatgctagggtcacatttcctaaccggggcccggccgggctgtttgcggaaactaaaaatcaaaatacactcaaaactgcctaggcgaccaccatttcaacgcgaccacctggccatggcgaccccTTTTTCTCGGTcacgaaaattttccccataggcacaagcttaagctgcctgcccaaggcgaccacccgtccaacgcgaccgcgaccgccacgaattgggaccgcacagagcacaatccctgctcatggcgacCACATATTTCCGGCGAATGGTGACAtcgaattttgctgtcggatttcgcggaaatgtttttaagaccttgacggacaaacatatatcaaaagcattgattcctccatgaagtgttttaatgaaacgttcccactattaacattgtaaatacattgtaggtttgtgagattcatggaaataacaagaaaataagaatattgattttcatcaataactacagtattcgtaaatgttcatacacaaaagcatcgtgttttagaaaggtcagcggtacgccaaatccgggccgcgcaaACTTGGTCAAAGATGGCGTCGGGGCCagtgaacaacatttctcgcccgatgtttttcccgccgcgaagtcattttggcggaatttagtaagacacagacacatttttgttgaaaatacacaaaTAGATAgttatttctgtgaaatctgacttttttaCGCCAtccactacgtattcgttttgaaaatttagtctaaaccgaactgagtttgcggtaaactactagtataagattacgataggcacaacaacatcacaaacatttgtctttacaatgtttatagggatagggggaacgttttattaaaacacttaatggaggaatcgatgctataacattgctattccatataaaTTTGTccatatttttgtccttcaaagtcttgaaaacatgtccttgaaatccgacagcaaaatgatccgatgtcaccacacgcttgaaaatttggcggccgccatgggcagggattgagCTCTGTCCGGttccaattcgtggcggtcgcggtcccgttggacaggtggtcgccttgtgcaggcagcttaatgcttgtgcctatggggaaaattttcgggaccgagaaaaagcggtcgccatggccaggtattcgcgttgaaaaggtggtcgcctacgaaggtttgactgtacaaaggattgtgaatactaagatatcgatgttgttgtgcccatcgtcatcttatagtttaccgcaagcttggttcggtttgaactcagttttcaaaacgatcacgtagtgcatggcgtcaaaaagtcagatttcacagaaattactatctatttcttgtattttcaacaaaaatgtgtctctgtcttactaaattccgtcggaaaatgactccgcggtggagggcaaaacgttggccGTGACATGGTGTTtcttggtccgcgacgccatcttgtttcagcgcagcataacgctgacttttctaaaacacgacgcttctgtgtatgaatatgtAGAATACTCTCCTTATTGataaaaattaatattcttatattcttgttatttccatgactctcacaaacctttattgggtgctgcttgcttgtaatcgccgacgctgtgcgttctgctccatTGTTACCTTTCTATGCGGTCGCGTGCTCGGCGacggtatcacaactttccgttttcatcatgcatccttcagttgtcagatcgaaaactttttgccgctttaatccagcggtcggctccaaaaagaaggctgggattttctagggatttgtctcaggccttaaaacctagattttatacgcacgcgtttgtgtgtgcgtactcttactttaacgtaacgtgtgaatgcgggagggcgctgcaaggtcatcgaggcagacattgtttttagtcaaaattacgacgaacatttgttcacgatgtaacggtatacaaatattacaacgataacagaaaatgtaatttctgtaggatctttctgtcaatgagaattgaacctggtgggggtcaggctgtctaaaatcacataattttccatccatctacgtggtacacggtatttgaacacctcgagctggaaacatgttatgattggaatcctcttcatggcgaccacctgtccatcgcgaccgtttttgctcggtcccccggtgGTCGctttggacaggtttgactgtatctcaaAAACCATTCAGATTTCTGAGCTAAAATTGGGTACAAGTTTCCTGCTTGACTTGTTCTattgattgaatgaaaaaagtcaagttcaagttcgaacacagttttcggcctggggatttctatagtaaaggaccacaaagtgaccgacatcgaagtggataaaatcatagttgGGTACCCTACAAAACCacgacaaacgaatatgttgaagtcgagggtacgatctacaaaataactgaaaacaacaaaaaaagttatgtttttttaacGATTTGACgcccactttgatatggggtcatgcgggaTCATTCGGAACTGCAGCCGATTCACCTAGACAGGcaaaaggtcacgcgcatttatacgccgaatagGAAAACTTCATAATCTCATTCGTACGATCTAAAAACCCACTTATCatactaccatacagtaaagttcgtgcctcgctggcattcacgtcaacgtttttaTACACGGTTCAgggtttagggcgcactattttcttaccgctacgtcacagactctTGGGGTCGCGGCCAAACTACTGTGTGCTGCTACCTTATCTATGCCCTTCCTGGTGTGGGGGTCCCATACGTTTGCTGAGTGCTCAAGCAGGGGCCTTACAAATGCCTTATATGCCTTCTCCTTTATGCTTGACGACCTTATATTGAGGTTGCGCTTTAGTTTAGGAGCACATGccgactactacaaagtccgctagcgcagagtttcgtctcttaAATTACTGGTGTGTAAAACTGGCTGACTTTAAAGGGAACAGGTAAGTAAAAGaaggcattttaattcttagttactattATGATAAAATGAATACAGCTGTTATGCATTCAGCCAATACAgggggaaccctgtcacagatatatatatatacatacgaACCATGTTTTACCcatgcatcggctgcttgtcaaaaaccgggaactgatgcccaccgacaaggtaatgctaaaccgaagtcagtggcattattgaaAACCTAGCCGCTGCAGCCATTCTTTTGATCCGTcaagccctgtttttgacggagttgttcgaaatagaacaggggcgTGGCTTTGAGATCGGTCTATTGCTAACATACCATTCAACCGAATACAACCAATTTCGCCAATATGGTATCGAGTCTTCCATGCTTGAACACTGGGAACTTATGTGTTTGTATTTATGCTCAATAGGCAAGAACGCCACTGGCAAAAGCAGGGACCCCGCCACTAGCACCACTAGCAACGGAAAGCCCGACAGATCCACCACTAGCAACGGAAAGCCCGACAGAACCACCACTAGCAACGGAAAGCCCGACAGATCCACCACTAGCAACGGAAAGCCCGACAGATCCACCACTAGCAACGGAAATCCCGACAGATCCACCACTAGCAACGGAAAGCCCGACAGATCCACCACTAGCAACGGAAAGCCCGACAGATCCACCACTAGCAACGGAAAGCCCGACAGATCCACCACTAGCAACGGAAAGCCCGACAGAACCACCACTAGCAACGGAAAGCCCGACAGATCCACCACTAGCAACGGAAAGCCCGACAGAACCACCACTAGCAACGGAAAGCCCGACAGATCCACCACTAGCAACGGAAAGCCCGACAGATCCACCACTAGCAACGGAAAGTCCGACAGAACCACCACTAGCAACGGAAAGCCCGACAGATCCACCACTAGCAACGGAAAGCCCGACAGATCCACCACTAGCAACGGAAAGCCCGACAGAACCACCACTAGCAACGGAAAGCCCGACAGATCCACCACTAGCAACGGAAAGCCCGACAGAACCACCACTAGCAACGGAAAGCCCGACAGATCCACCACTAGCAACGGAAAGCCCGACAGATCCACCACTAGTAACGGAAAGCCCGACAGATCCACCACTAGCAACGATGACGCAACCTTGGACAAAGGGGACATTTTGGTGACTCTGGAACGGTATTGGGTTGGTAAGTACACGGAAATTCGTTTTGTTCCTCTGCTGTCTTAATAATATAAACAGAATAAAGTGGTCCATTTTGAGGTCGCAGGACACAGTATTGTTGACCGACTCACCAGGAACACCGCGGCTCTTTGATCCCACCTTTTACGTTCTTCCCGTGCTCGCTGCGCGCTCTCATGGCGCTTGCCATGCTCGCTGTGCGCTCTGAAATATAGTAGCATGataaaaccaacaaaaaaatgttattggTTCGATCTGGTGTTCGACAGGAACGGTCCGGTATGCTGGACTTCGCCCGtaagagaaaagaaaaaaaaaacagcctgcAAACGAATAGACTGTACCCCGGTCCGGAAATGCGACTGAGGCACAGCATATATATGGAAATAGTAATTATAATCATAGTCATCAGTTCACCAAACGTTTCAGTACTTCCTACTGATATAGAGTTTAAGTGTATGGTCAATTGTTTTACAGGGTCTCACAAAGTTCCAATCGACTGCTTAATGGAGCCTGCCTGGATGCGCCTTGTAAGGACGGCTGACCCCCAGCATGTTCAAACCTTAAAGAGCGCGTTCTTGAAGTCTCCCGGCACGACACAAACCGTGCTTGCCGGGAACATCGTGGGTCTGTCGGCCACCGATTTTGACAAGAACAAGATGCGCTCTTACAGGTTTGAGGTGCTGGGTGGGAACCATACAAGGCAGGCCCTGCAGGAAATCCTGGAGACCAATCCAGATGCCCTGAAGTCAACATATGTACACATGAATGTGTATTGTAATCTGACAGAAGACCTAGCAAAAAGAGTCGGTATTGATCACAACAAGGTCACCAACAACCTTAACTTGTCCAAACCGGAAACATACATGGAAAAGCTTCAGAGCTTCAGGGCCAGCCTTTATTATAAGGCTGGCTACACACGAAGACAGGACATCCAGACCAACGAGCCTCCTAAGGAGAAAGCCACGCTGGCCGCGTGGAAACGCGGCCTGGAGGTCATACTGGCGTGTGACACGGTACGTAGATGCCAACAAGAGAATTATAGATACGtcatttgtaatttttgtctgtcaaacgaaatacaatgtattaggaATCTTATTGTATCAATATTCGCCAGGTATCTATGATTTATGCAAGGTGCAGATCGAAGTTAAAACTAAAACTGTTATTGTTGAGGAAGATATATAACATATTAGATCTCTATTTGATATTGTGGTATGTTGGGCAAGTTTGATATACCTAATgtcaatttttcatctgacaaTCAACAGCGTAAGAAGCTGAACGACAATCACAGACGCTCTATTCTCCTGGCTTCCATGCCCTGCAACGTATGGCAGGGCATTCTCAGCTTCGCCGAAATGTGGGAGCAGGGGGCAATCGTAGGACAAAGGAAAGGCAGTCGGTCAGTGAAGCAGTGGCATTTCGACTTCATTGACAAGAAAGGCATGACCAACGAGGAACGGGACAAGGTCCTGCAAAAGCTGATCAATGGCGAGGCGAGCTTCGATGACGTGAGCCCAAGCAAGGTAGGTTGTATTCCGtggtagttcttagaatagacATGTGTTCtaattgtcaacattgttaactcgcactatctgtacagtataccctttatatgcattgtttcatgttgcaataagCCATCGGGCAAGAACTTAGAAATAGATAATTTAGCATTTTCTAACTGTCCTCAATAGCGATTGATTTAGTCAAGCAGCACTTTCATAATGAGGGATCGATCGGGTTGTTTGATAACTTCAAGTAGTTCAGTTGCTGACGTTGACACATGTCCCACAAAGAAAGTTTTCTGTCAGAAAATATGGGCTATACCAATAATGTAATGCCCAATTATCTTCCACATATCTATACGTAATACAGTTTGAGGCTATATGTTTTCACCAAGGACACATTCATTTTCCATGAATTCGAATGAAGTATGATCGATATGCTTCTTACCACAGGGTAAAGAAAAAGGGGATGGCGGTCGCAGTGAAGTGGAGGCAGAACTCAAGGCGGTGAGCATCAGAATCGAAAACTGGCTTTGTAGTTGTATTCTATTCCATGTAACGTTTAGACTATGGGTATTAGCAGTTGAGATATATACTGAGCGTTGTAGCAGTCCATTTCTCCAGCATAGGTTTCGATtaggttttctttttcttttaagttGTGCTAAATTTAGTAAATTAGGTCCATTTACCGGTAATGCAAATGCAGACATGCAAATACAGGTTGTTTGGTGAGTAACATTTATCGTCTTTTGTTGCTTTAGAAAGTCGAGAAGCTACAAAAAGAGAAAGGAGAGGTAAGTTACtattatatacaaacaaactacgTGGCTGCTATCCTATTTGGATAAGAATATCTATTTATTATACAGAAGTAACGATAACCGCTTACATCGTCTGTTTTGAAGCTGTGATTAAAAACCTAATTCTTATGACATTCTACAGATCGAGAAAAAGCTGAAAGAAGTAGAAGCGGCATTGGAGGAAGAAAAGGCCAAGTGCCAAAACCTCGAAAAGAAGTTGGAGGATGCAGACGAGCATTCGAAGGgacttctgttttctttgtttcaggCAAAGGTAACTTGGCAACAACTGTTTTTCTTTACGAATAATGGTTAGCAATATTTAGGGTGAGCAGAGAGCAGTGGTGTCATAAATATATATTCTACAGTAAATCTAACTTTGACAGGATATAGATGGCTTGGTAGACAATAAACAATGACAGTAACTGGAGCATTTCCAAAACGCGGAAAGCGCCAAAATTACCTTTAATAAAGTCCATGTAGAAATATTCGGTTGAAATAACGACGGGGACTAAATTGGGATCAGGTTTATATATGTGAGAGTTCTTGGATTGTTTCCAACTCCGTAAAGGGAAAAGTCgaaagaaaacttttctttAAATGAAACATCCCGCAACGTTCTTCTCTATTTGCGAATCCGAGAGAGTCAGGGAGTGGCAGTGGTGTGTGAAACAGAACGCCGCGGGGTTCTAATGAGATGTAGGGTTCGGCTCTACAAGTTCGAACGTCGGCTGAACTTGTAGATcacccgaagctcgccgaatttcaaaattgcccgaGCTTCCTTCGTATTTTGTGCTAAGAATCTGCGCGGGGCTCGGACGACGTGATGTtgaacactttttatcaaaataaaaGCATAGGACGGAGCCATCTCTTGGACGTATTGACAAAATCGAGTTAGCTGGTAAAATTATGGGCATGGGTGGATCGAACGGGCGCAGTAAAAATGATAACACAGACAGTGATTATGTGATAAACCAACTCAAATGTCACCAAGGGGGTTTAAGCATTTagtccattttgtttgtttttatattcatAAATCTCTTCACTCGTAGACCAGTAGAAAGACTTCTAGAATCCGTACAATCAAGTAAAGGAAGGTTAGTAAGCTGTATGCCATAAAGCCGGTTGGTATCTAGTGTCGGTAAGTAGCGTCAAATTGCTGTATGCGTGTTTTACAATCAACGAACAACAGAAATCGAAAAACTAACTCGAGCTCGATGTGTCGGTACAGGAAAGTCGCGAGAAAGAGGGCTCATCTGAGAATCCCGACAGTGCCGCTAGCGTGAGCTTGGACCCACGATTGgacgaagatgatgatgatactataGCGGAAGTAAGTATCATTACTGCCACTTTAGTGTACAGTAAACACAGAATAACACAGATTGGAATGTCATtaccatatatatgtattaaaATTCGTTTGGTATCTAGTCTTGATAAGTAGCATCAAATTGCTGTATGCGTGTTTTACAATTAACgaacaaaagaaattgaaaaactAACTCGAGCTCGATGTGTCGGTACAGGAAAGTCGCGAGAAAGAGGGCTCATCTGAGAATCCCGACAGTGCCGCTAGCGTGAGCTTGGACCCACGATTGgacgaagatgatgatgatactataGCGGAAGTAAGTATCATTACTGCCACTTTAGTGTACAGTAAACACAGAATAACACAGATTGGAATGTCATtaccatatatatgtattaaaATTCGTTTGGTATCTAGTCTTGATAAGTAGCATCAAATTGCTGTATGCGTGTTTTACAATTAACgaacaaaagaaattgaaaaactAACTCGAGCTCGATGTGTCGGTACAGGAAAGTCGCGAGAAAGAGGGCTCATCTGAGAATCCCGACAGTGCCGCTAGCGTGAGCTTGGACCCACGATTGgacgaagatgatgatgatactataGCGGAAGTAAGTATCATTACTGCCTCTTTAGTGTACAGTAAACACAAAATAACACTGATTGGAATGTCATtaccatatatatgtattaaaATTCAGATAGGCGTGATGTAAAAAGAGTGCTACATTCATTGTCCGTTGATATGGTCTTATCAGGCAAAAGAAAAAACGTTTCGTATACTGACGTAAAATATATATTTCGATATTTCTTGAAGCGTCGCCCTAAATAAAAGATTGCTactcgttttgttttgttacatctGAATGGATTATCATTAATTCCATTGTCACACAGGTATAACCTgataatcaatttttttcagctAAGTAAACAATGCAAATAAGTTGTTAATTTGTGCATCTCTCTTTTAGAAATCCGATAGAGAATCGGACAAGGACCGGCACGAGCCAGCATCATCGAAAAGAACTAGGTGAGGTCTTCTTTATCACGTTATGAAATTGGTGATAGTCATGCAAATTAATGTAACCAAGATAGCGCCATGGGCGACTAACGGGACCCAGTGAAAAACGTCTTCGTCTTTGTAAAAATCAGATTGTGGTAAATGTACAAATACATTAATACAAACGGTTTACAAGAGTGCTAAGGCCAGCCAAAGAATACAAGAGAAGATGTTTGGTTTTTCATGCAGCGTGATATGTTATGTTTACTTGGTAACTTGCCAATCGATCATGGAGTGCCTGAGTGCGCGCGAAGCTTCATCTTTCCACTAAACATTGGCGGTGAGGATGGAGCCATGCACCAGATCAATatatttttcattgttgaataaTGAATAAGAATACAAAATAACACTTATCTTATTTCAGGAAAAAACGACATTGCGGTGTTGGCAATGGTGATGATTCGCAGGTATGTGTTGTAGAAAAATCAGACGAACTTCATAAGCTATTATGTGATAGCTCATAAACTCTAAGTCTATTGGCTTTTATTCCGTTCGTTATAACGTGAATTGTGACGATAGACTGAATTCATtccatcaatttttttttttgcaggcgCCTCGTCCAAAGTCTCGAAGGACTACTTCCAACGAGGTAGGTCCAATTTCTCGTAGGTCCAATGTCTTGTCATGGACGATCTTATTTAAGTAGTCTGATTAAAATAAATTGCCACTTGAAGTACCCGACACTTAATCGTCTATATATAGTTGACGTATAGCATCCAGCGACTCCCGAACTTCTACAAATAATAGTTTGGTCTCAGTACCTACATACCTGATATCAATTCATTTAGAGGTTTGGCACGTATCAAACGGGGAGGGGGTTTATGCAAGGGAGACAGAAAACGACAAACTTCTTAAGGACCACAGCGTGGGGTACGATAAAAGATGAGGTAATGAACACAAATGCACTGAAGCACAGAAATACAGAGAGACACCCCAAACCAATACTGCCGACTTTCATGGCGAAAATAATATCGGCTTCTACAACGTTGAAGTGTTTCATAGGGAAAGGCATTAACATCATTCTAAACGTCAACTATTTGGGGACGCAACGGGGAATAGTTCACAGTACTAAGATCATAAGTGTGTCTGTGactgaaatgtcaaaatgatcTTTCAATCAGATAACtcattcacttgaaagttcatctgtgtttgtagaagtcattctgaatggagttaaAACTGCaaacgccaacacaaaaattggatttacccaaattttcgactgatcagctccagtctttgtcaaggagtgagcaatccactgcttctgtgacgtcacgttataaatttgggtaagtccaatttttgtgttggcgtttacaatttaaactccattcagataACTCATTGGCTGCTTGACACCGTCCCACTCTATCTGCGCTAATAACCCTAAAACTGAGTATACATTTATACAACAGGCACGCTTAGGGGATCGCACACTCTCTCTATGCATATACGCAACGCTCATTCACCTAGTAGTATTACGACCCTCTGTTCTCGTCCATTGAGCACGAAAAAACACAGCTAATCGTGTAGAGGACGTTATCCATATATTGTATGCTGTTATTTCGAATAGGTACGAAGACTTTAGGCAGTCAGTAAAACCATTGACGTTGTTTTTTATGATCCAATTTCTCTCTAACTTACCTCTTACTGCGCCGTTCGTGGCATTTGGGTTTCCTAGTCATTTTTCTCGTTTTACGTAAATAGATCAGTACTGCCATCGTCACACGATTTGGTTCTGACGGTATTAGAAGCAGAGTAACCTAATAGTATGTTTTCCTGTACATTATCATATAAATGGGGTCAACAGATACAAATAAAAATAGTCATTCCGCTAGACGagggaaaaaaataataatgaaaCCAAGTAAGGCTATGGTATTACATTATTCCTTATAGGCTCAGTTTGGAAACGTTTTTACATCCGTGGTCTATATTTCTAAGGGTTTATTAAACGGCGTAAAGAGGCTGATTCAATTCTGATGCAATAGCATTTACGACTTAAATTTGTTTCTGTTGCAAGGCGAACGACGGAGAAGGGACCAGTGGAAAGTCAAAAACATCAGACGGAAAAAGGTTAGTCTCTAATTGTTGCAATGACAATCGTTAAATTAAAATTTAAAAAGTACATACACCACATATTGCGTCACGTCGCCAGACATCTACTTAAGTATGAAGAACTAAAGGCGAAAACCATACAGATGTTTGTATTTTCACTGCATGTAAGAAAGGAAATTCAAATTTGTACTACCTAGTGATACAACATACCTGTTGGtgatttatcttcttacatcattACAGGAAGGAACAACCTGACAGTGATGACTTTGCTCAAGCTAACCAGGTACGACCATGAGGGTGATATACATAGGAGAGTTTGTAGTTTGCGCTATATAAGATATAGCGCAAGAACAATGACAATATGTTTTTGCCGTAGAAAGTTAGCTGTGACAGCCACCATATCTATGAGAGACTAAGTCAACATGCTGTTAAAATTTTCAGATGCTCAATTGAACTCACAGCCCAATTTGTAGGATCCCATACATAATGTCTCTTTaattttgaataaagctttttaaaaaacattGGCAAAATTTTGTTACATCTGTCGTTTTACTAACCAAAAACATTGTGGGCATGTAGCACTACTGTCCTGAATGTAACGTTTTTTTTCTCGCATTACCTTTCTTAAGGTAAGGAGTCATTTTACTTCAGAATAATGAAAATCAATCAATGCTTAATTTTCGTGTTTTCCCATTTTTCAGAACACGCGTGCAAAGTCCCGAAGAACAGAGGCCAGCAAGGTTGGTTATAAATCATGTCTCGTCAGTTAAGCCTTGCAATCTTTCTCGTTACACGTTTTAAAGTACAAAGTGAGTCTCTGTATACCGCACCGCTGTGACAACAGGCTAAATGAAAAGTTCTTTCTTCCCACAATATAGACAAACTACAAGGTGGGCCAGATGGTAGTAGTAAAAGGAAAGACAGAGGACGGCGACCCTGTGCCCTGGTTTGCCCGTATCGTCGCAACCACTCCGCTAAAGCTGCGATATTACGACATCACTAGGGACAATAAGTACGTGCTTGAAACAGATGACCATGGCCGACCAATTGATGCA encodes the following:
- the LOC136441590 gene encoding dentin sialophosphoprotein-like; translation: MAPVDYRHNRWWFEVENKEVYVDVEGEHIRGEILHMRGNSKQNVLQLETKLSDGSGLEYYCSTEKFIVEANYFCKNFRGHCDNNAAFLKKWNEVEKDDPFWVQQQDTPKRVGPMGKNATGKSRDPATSTTSNGKPDRSTTSNGKPDRTTTSNGKPDRSTTSNGKPDRSTTSNGNPDRSTTSNGKPDRSTTSNGKPDRSTTSNGKPDRSTTSNGKPDRTTTSNGKPDRSTTSNGKPDRTTTSNGKPDRSTTSNGKPDRSTTSNGKSDRTTTSNGKPDRSTTSNGKPDRSTTSNGKPDRTTTSNGKPDRSTTSNGKPDRTTTSNGKPDRSTTSNGKPDRSTTSNGKPDRSTTSNDDATLDKGDILVTLERYWVGSHKVPIDCLMEPAWMRLVRTADPQHVQTLKSAFLKSPGTTQTVLAGNIVGLSATDFDKNKMRSYRFEVLGGNHTRQALQEILETNPDALKSTYVHMNVYCNLTEDLAKRVGIDHNKVTNNLNLSKPETYMEKLQSFRASLYYKAGYTRRQDIQTNEPPKEKATLAAWKRGLEVILACDTRKKLNDNHRRSILLASMPCNVWQGILSFAEMWEQGAIVGQRKGSRSVKQWHFDFIDKKGMTNEERDKVLQKLINGEASFDDVSPSKGKEKGDGGRSEVEAELKAKVEKLQKEKGEIEKKLKEVEAALEEEKAKCQNLEKKLEDADEHSKGLLFSLFQAKESREKEGSSENPDSAASVSLDPRLDEDDDDTIAEESREKEGSSENPDSAASVSLDPRLDEDDDDTIAEESREKEGSSENPDSAASVSLDPRLDEDDDDTIAEKSDRESDKDRHEPASSKRTRKKRHCGVGNGDDSQAPRPKSRRTTSNEANDGEGTSGKSKTSDGKRKEQPDSDDFAQANQNTRAKSRRTEASKTNYKVGQMVVVKGKTEDGDPVPWFARIVATTPLKLRYYDITRDNKYVLETDDHGRPIDAVVSLKRIVATATFNADMTLPDEELVRIMKLFLV